Within the bacterium genome, the region TCTTCAGTTAACCGAGACTTCGCCTTTTTTGTCAATTGATTTGGATGATTATCACGTCTCCACATTCGACAATTTGTGAGATCGTCAGGCTTCCCAGTCTTCAAGTTTCAAATCTTTAATGCGGGAGAATTCACGGGTGTTAGAACGGGCAATTCCCCACTAGGCTCGTGGGGAATTGCCTATTCATCCGCGATGGCGAGGGGTCACATCGTAACAAGTAACATTGTGCGAACATGATAAATTGAACTTCGAACAGTCAACATTCAACTTCGAACGTTGAATCAATTTTACAAACGGAGAAGAGGGTTAACATGGATATACATGATTTACAGGATAGGTTTAGGGGGAATGCGCTAACCTCTTTATCCTGTGTATCCTGTCTATCGATGTTTGAATCGCTTCCTGGCTCCTCAACGGCGGATCACAGTGTAACAAGTGATATTTTTAATATAGGAACGGGGTCACGTCTCCACATTCGACAATTTGTGAGATCGTCAGGCTTCCCAGTCTTCAAGTTCCAAATCTTTGATGCGGGAGAATTCACGGGTATTATGCGTGACAAGTGTCGATCCATGAACAAGTGCGATGGCGGCAATCATGAGGTCATTCGGGCCGATGGGTGTGCCAACCCGGCTAAGCTCCGCCCGGATTTCGCCATATTTCCGGGCGGCCTGGCTATCAAATGGAAACGAATTAAATGCGCTCAAGAACACATCCAGCTTGGCCAGATTCTCAGCCGGTCTCGCACTTTTCATGACTCCAAAATGCAATTCCGCTTCGACAACCGAACATAATGATATTCTCTCAGGACTCAACCGCCTCATACGCATCTGGATTGCAGAGTCAACACGATTGAGGTACGAGATGCAGGCGTTGGTGTCAAAAAGATAGATCATGCCAACTCTTCCCGGATTTCATAAGCGCCCTGATCTCCACGAACCAACGGCTCGCTGGCGAAACATCCAGCAGTTTGCTCAATGAACCCCACCGGCCAAGCCTGCGTCGAGATATCATCCACCGGCATTACAATGATCTCTAACTTCCGGTGCAGGAAACTCTTTGGAACAATGACGAAAACCCGCTCATTGTCTGCTGTCTGAATTTCTCGTAATCCTTCCATGGCGTCACTCCTCGTGTTAAGCATCATATCTAGCACTAAAGTCGTATTCATTTACTGCTTGTGCTGAAATTCTACCAAATGGGCACCACTCCTACAAGTTCGACGTCTCACAGAAGGTGGCTATAAAGCAGGAGGGCGCAGGGTCACATCGTAACAAGTAACATCGCGTGAACATGTAACATTCAACGCGCTGCTCTGGCTGAGGCGAAGCCGATATCCAGAAGTGGCTGGCTCGGCATTGATCAGGCGTGTTTTGCCGACCTCATGTACGAGCGGAGTACAGCATTCATCTTTGTCTGATAACCACGTCCGGCGCTCCTGAACCAAGCCACCACATCGTGATCAAGGCGCAGCGTCAAACTTTCTTTTTTTTGAGGCAAACGCAATTCCGCTTTCTTCCAGAATTCCGCGCCGAGTTTAGGGATATCGGAATAGTCGATACCCTCGTCCGATTCAGCCGTCAAGAACTGCCAATCAGTGCCGGATTTCTTTTTTGAATTTATCGCGTTCATGTCGTTCCGCCTTTCGAGCTGAGATAATCCTGACTGTGTCGCCGATCCTTTCGACAAATACAACCACAACCACTGAGTTGATGAGAAGCCCGATTCCGATCAACCTATCTTCACCATAATTCTTTCGAGTGTCCAATGCGACAACCATGGGTCCGTCGAAGACCGGAGGTACATCCGCAAAATCGATCCGGTGATGTCGAATATTCTCCTGGTTCTTCTCCTCATCCCACTCGAATTTCATGGCTAGCAATGTAACTACTATTCGTAGTTACGTCAATTATGTTTTGCTTCTTTGATTTCTTGCCGAACTTCGAACATTTTAGAATCAGAAGAAAGGGTTAACATGGATATCCACGATGTTCAGGATAGTTTTAAGGGGAAATACCCTAACCTCTTTATCCTGTGTATCCTGTCTATCGATGTTTGAATCGCGTCCTGACTGCGTTGGAACATTAGTAAATCACGGGATCAACGGAAGAAGCTTTTCTTGATAATAGGTTTTGGCGGTGTTGAACATAGCCTCCAATTCGCGCCACTGTGAAAAAATCAAGTTCAGTGTGGCGACACACTGCTCCTTGCTGTCAGGGTAATCGTGAGCAAGATTGTTCCGTAGAACACGCAGAGTTTGCCACGTTTCCACAGAAGAGATGAGCCCGGCTTTCTCCAATTGATTCAAGATGTCGATAAACGGGCGAGGGTCGTCGCTCCCTGTAATCATGCTTGTTAAAGCGGGAAATAATCGAGTCCCCATCGCGTCTTGCAATTTGGTGAACCGATAAATGAACTGATCTAAAAGTGATACATTTTCATCCGCCAGAGAGGCAAGCGTTTCGGGCGTAAGCGGGAAAACGCCCGCTAATTTCCCAGTACCTGAATCAAGGCGCTGAAGATGGGCGTCGCCTTCTAGTAGAGCTGCTTCAATCTTGAGACGCAAAATATCACTCATAGTTCAACCCCATGCTTCAACGCCTCTTGGACGACTTTGCGTGAATCTCGTGCTGGGTCATTAGTGACAATCAAGTCAATCTTTTGCTCACCCAGGGTCATTTGTATCTTCGTAATCGCTTTAATTTTAGCGATCTCCAGTTCATCCCGACGCAGAGCGCTCACCACCATCAGATCAATATCACCACCCCGTTTGTTATCATCAACACGGGATCCAAACAAAAACACCTTAGGCTGTCCTGGAAAGGCTCCCCGAATAGCGTTTTTGAATGTGGCTACATTTTTTCCAGATACTCTCATGGGTTTATTCTAATCTTGCGAATATCAGACGACAAGGGATTATTAGGATGGGCGCAGGTAACATTGTGCGAACATGATAAATTGAACATCGAACAGTCAACATTCAACCTTGAACGTTGAACGTTGAATCAGTTTTACAAACGGAGAAGAGGGTTAACATGGATATACATGATTTACAGGATGGTTTTAGGGGAGGGGCTGTTATCTTGTGTCAAGCAACTGCCTGATCACCTGAGGATCTTTTGAAGAATGGAATACGCCGTATACGGTGATCACATCATGTGAAACAAAATAATATACACTGTAAGGAAACCGCCTTAACAAGGCCCGCCGGAAACTATTGTATACCGTTCCGTTCGAATAAGGAAATTCGCCAAGTTCACTGATTGTGGCGTAAGCCATCCGAAGAAAGTCTTCTCCCAGTCCCGGGGCACGGCTCTCATACCAAGTGCGGGCACCCGCCAAATCGTCAGCGACTTCCCGAGCATAAGCAACTCGCATGACTTATCTCCGCGCATTCACAGCTTTTTTAAGCTCTTGCTCTGACAAAAATGCGGATGGATCATCTGCATATTTCTGAAACCGCCGATCCAATTCCCTCTTGTGACTGTCCGGAACCTGAAGGCTGTCTGGCTGTTGCTGTATTGAATCCCAAACATCTTCAATCCATAAAATTCTGCGTTCAACGGGCATCCTTAAGACGCTTTCCAACTCAAGCGTTGTCATAACGGCCTCCTTTTCCTACGGAACAGATAGTATCACAACCTGCAGGCATGTGTAAACCTGGACTCGTTCTCTGCGAGTGCGGTCAAACGGTCTCATCCATATTCAAGGAGGGGATCAGGATCACATCGTAACAAGTAACATTGTGCGAACATCGAACAGTCAACATTCAACTTCGAACGTTGCATCAGTTTTAGTATACTTCGTCATGGGTTCCCAATGCTTCGAGAAGTATTGCCGACTTGCCCGCCTGCTTAACGATCTTGAAAACAACACGTAGGTCGTACCCGGCACTGCATGCCCATGAGCCTACTAAAGTTCCTGTCAACTTGTGAGACCTCAAAGAAGGGTGAAACGGATCCTCGGCCAGTTGCGTA harbors:
- a CDS encoding type II toxin-antitoxin system VapC family toxin, with protein sequence MIYLFDTNACISYLNRVDSAIQMRMRRLSPERISLCSVVEAELHFGVMKSARPAENLAKLDVFLSAFNSFPFDSQAARKYGEIRAELSRVGTPIGPNDLMIAAIALVHGSTLVTHNTREFSRIKDLELEDWEA
- a CDS encoding type II toxin-antitoxin system RelE/ParE family toxin codes for the protein MRVAYAREVADDLAGARTWYESRAPGLGEDFLRMAYATISELGEFPYSNGTVYNSFRRALLRRFPYSVYYFVSHDVITVYGVFHSSKDPQVIRQLLDTR
- a CDS encoding BrnA antitoxin family protein, which codes for MNAINSKKKSGTDWQFLTAESDEGIDYSDIPKLGAEFWKKAELRLPQKKESLTLRLDHDVVAWFRSAGRGYQTKMNAVLRSYMRSAKHA
- a CDS encoding addiction module protein, with protein sequence MTTLELESVLRMPVERRILWIEDVWDSIQQQPDSLQVPDSHKRELDRRFQKYADDPSAFLSEQELKKAVNARR
- a CDS encoding nucleotidyltransferase domain-containing protein; protein product: MRVSGKNVATFKNAIRGAFPGQPKVFLFGSRVDDNKRGGDIDLMVVSALRRDELEIAKIKAITKIQMTLGEQKIDLIVTNDPARDSRKVVQEALKHGVEL
- a CDS encoding type II toxin-antitoxin system mRNA interferase toxin, RelE/StbE family, coding for MSWALIRSSAFVRAARKHIRRHPEYASDLFEVFTQLAEDPFHPSLRSHKLTGTLVGSWACSAGYDLRVVFKIVKQAGKSAILLEALGTHDEVY
- a CDS encoding BrnT family toxin, coding for MKFEWDEEKNQENIRHHRIDFADVPPVFDGPMVVALDTRKNYGEDRLIGIGLLINSVVVVVFVERIGDTVRIISARKAERHERDKFKKEIRH